The following are encoded in a window of Actinomyces oris genomic DNA:
- a CDS encoding DUF664 domain-containing protein, translated as MTTLEMLIDVLARSRERFDRAFDGVTLEQANTRPAPDLAPRIDSLTWLAWHTARELDIQVAPLAGVEPVWVTGGHRERFALPLPDDTEDWHHTPEQAAQVVVSDLSLLFAYLDDAYALATTYLRSLTPESLDDIVDESWDPPVTRAVRLASVIDDAAQHSGQAVYTRRLLGLPG; from the coding sequence ATGACGACTCTTGAGATGCTCATTGACGTCCTGGCCCGGTCCCGCGAGCGCTTCGACCGCGCCTTCGATGGCGTCACGCTCGAGCAGGCCAACACCCGGCCCGCCCCGGACCTGGCACCCCGCATCGACTCCCTGACCTGGCTGGCCTGGCACACGGCTCGCGAGCTCGACATTCAGGTCGCGCCTCTGGCGGGCGTCGAGCCCGTCTGGGTCACCGGCGGCCACCGCGAGCGCTTCGCCCTGCCCCTGCCCGACGATACCGAGGACTGGCACCACACACCCGAACAGGCCGCCCAGGTCGTCGTCAGCGACCTCAGCCTCCTCTTCGCCTACCTGGATGACGCCTACGCCCTGGCCACCACCTACCTGCGATCCCTCACGCCGGAGTCGCTCGACGATATCGTCGACGAGTCCTGGGACCCGCCCGTTACCCGGGCCGTGCGCCTGGCCTCAGTCATTGACGACGCCGCCCAGCACTCCGGCCAGGCCGTCTACACCCGCCGTCTCCTGGGCCTGCCGGGCTAG